The Streptomyces sp. NBC_00670 genome window below encodes:
- a CDS encoding AMP-dependent synthetase/ligase — protein sequence MSTPHPAPPVSAAHSGPYAGAYAVPPAPGRDRTRPGAPVLVEPELKRLDGVVREAAVPPLAAPVTHGSLADIPFDNAFAAPEETVLRRRVDASGGWTDVPAARFAAEVLALAKGLIAEGLTPGDRIAVMARTTYEWTLLDFAAWAAGLVTVPVYPTSSPFQARWILQDSGAVALATETTAMAAALGPERDRLPDLHHLWVFDKGHVDRLAELGRAVPDQEVAVRRGVLGPDSLATLVYTSGTTGRPRGCALTHGNFLAEVDNAVELLHPVFRAQHSEEPSVLLFLPLSHIFGRMVAVACLRARVTLGHAPSLRTEDLLADLAGFRPTCLLAIPYMLEKVFHSARAKAESGGRATSFDRAASVAERYGEAMEARQHGTGGGPGRALRAARALYDPLVYRRIRTAMGGRVRYIICGGSPLGRRLAAFYAGAGIQIFEGYGLTETTGAATVTPPLRPRLGTVGRPLPGTRVRIAADGEILLAGGHVFRGYWDPHAGGVVPGTVEGWLPTGDLGALDDEGHLTITGRKKEILITAGGKNVAPAPLENWLRSHPLISQCMLLGDRRPFVAALITLDPDGITHWRRMNGKHGVPPELLLDDPDLHAVLQRAVDEANRLVSRPESIRRFRVLPGDFTESAGHLTPSMKLRRTEISRDFAAEIEELYAV from the coding sequence GTGTCCACCCCGCATCCCGCCCCACCCGTGTCCGCCGCCCACTCCGGCCCGTACGCCGGCGCGTACGCCGTCCCGCCCGCGCCGGGCCGCGACCGCACGCGGCCCGGCGCCCCCGTACTGGTGGAGCCGGAGCTCAAGCGGCTGGACGGTGTCGTCCGGGAGGCGGCGGTGCCGCCGCTGGCCGCCCCGGTCACACACGGCTCGCTGGCCGACATCCCGTTCGACAACGCCTTTGCGGCCCCGGAGGAAACCGTTCTGCGCCGCCGTGTCGACGCCTCCGGCGGCTGGACGGACGTGCCCGCGGCACGGTTCGCCGCCGAGGTGCTGGCGCTGGCGAAGGGGCTGATCGCCGAGGGGCTCACCCCCGGCGACCGGATCGCCGTCATGGCACGCACGACGTACGAGTGGACCCTGCTGGACTTCGCCGCCTGGGCGGCCGGCCTGGTCACCGTCCCGGTCTACCCCACCTCCTCGCCCTTCCAGGCGCGCTGGATCCTCCAGGACTCCGGCGCGGTGGCCCTGGCCACCGAGACCACCGCGATGGCCGCCGCCCTCGGCCCCGAGCGCGACCGGCTCCCCGACCTGCACCACCTCTGGGTCTTCGACAAGGGCCACGTGGACCGGCTCGCCGAACTGGGCCGTGCCGTGCCCGACCAGGAGGTCGCCGTCCGGCGCGGCGTCCTCGGCCCGGACTCGCTGGCCACCCTCGTCTACACCTCCGGCACCACCGGCCGGCCCAGGGGCTGCGCCCTGACCCACGGCAACTTCCTCGCGGAGGTCGACAACGCGGTGGAGCTGCTCCACCCGGTCTTCCGGGCGCAGCACAGCGAGGAGCCGTCGGTGCTGCTGTTCCTGCCGCTGTCGCACATCTTCGGCCGGATGGTCGCCGTTGCCTGTCTGCGCGCCCGCGTCACCCTCGGGCACGCGCCCAGCCTGCGCACCGAGGATCTGCTGGCGGACCTGGCGGGGTTCCGGCCGACGTGTCTGCTGGCCATCCCGTACATGCTGGAGAAGGTGTTCCACTCGGCCCGCGCGAAGGCCGAGTCGGGCGGCCGGGCCACCTCGTTCGACCGGGCCGCCTCGGTGGCCGAACGGTACGGGGAGGCCATGGAGGCCCGGCAGCACGGCACCGGGGGCGGCCCCGGCCGGGCGCTGCGGGCGGCCCGCGCGCTCTACGACCCCCTGGTCTACCGCCGCATCCGCACCGCGATGGGCGGCAGGGTCCGGTACATCATCTGCGGCGGCTCGCCGCTGGGCCGCCGGCTCGCCGCGTTCTACGCCGGCGCCGGCATCCAGATCTTCGAGGGGTACGGCCTGACGGAGACGACCGGTGCGGCCACGGTGACGCCCCCGCTGCGGCCCCGGCTCGGCACGGTGGGCCGGCCGCTGCCGGGCACGCGGGTGCGGATCGCGGCCGACGGCGAGATCCTGCTCGCCGGGGGCCATGTGTTCCGCGGCTACTGGGACCCGCACGCGGGCGGTGTCGTGCCGGGCACCGTCGAGGGCTGGCTGCCGACCGGGGACCTGGGCGCCCTCGACGACGAGGGCCATCTGACGATCACCGGCCGCAAGAAGGAGATCCTGATCACCGCGGGCGGCAAGAACGTCGCCCCGGCACCGCTGGAGAACTGGCTCCGCTCGCATCCGCTGATCTCCCAGTGCATGCTGCTCGGCGACCGCCGCCCGTTCGTCGCCGCGCTGATCACCCTGGACCCGGACGGCATCACCCACTGGCGCCGCATGAACGGCAAACACGGGGTCCCCCCGGAACTCCTGCTGGACGACCCCGACCTGCACGCGGTCCTCCAGCGCGCCGTCGACGAGGCCAACCGCCTGGTCTCCCGCCCCGAGTCCATCCGCCGCTTCCGCGTCCTGCCCGGCGACTTCACGGAGTCGGCGGGCCATCTGACCCCGTCGATGAAACTCCGCCGCACGGAGATCTCCCGGGACTTCGCGGCGGAGATCGAGGAGCTGTACGCGGTGTAG
- a CDS encoding UbiX family flavin prenyltransferase produces the protein MNPANTGRTARTPWIVGVSGASGTPYAAAVLRALLAAGESVDLVVSRASRLTLLDETGIGFRDAHWREDLRAWLARGADGKPETFAAEAADLSAVRHWAAGDLAAGPSSGSYPVKGMLIVPASTACVAGVALGLSKDLLQRAASVTLKEGRRLVVAVRETPLNGQTLRHLVALDDAGATVLPASPAFYAGATHIQDLVDFVAGRALDAAGVPHTLYRRWEGDLGGGRTTTQHPHNHN, from the coding sequence GTGAACCCGGCCAACACAGGCAGGACGGCGCGTACACCTTGGATCGTAGGGGTGTCGGGCGCCTCCGGTACCCCGTATGCCGCAGCCGTGCTGCGCGCGCTGCTCGCCGCGGGCGAGAGCGTGGACCTCGTGGTGTCCCGCGCCTCGCGGCTCACCCTGCTCGACGAGACCGGCATCGGCTTCCGGGACGCGCACTGGCGGGAGGATCTGCGGGCCTGGCTGGCCCGGGGGGCCGACGGCAAGCCGGAGACGTTCGCGGCCGAGGCCGCCGATCTGAGCGCCGTCCGGCACTGGGCGGCGGGTGATCTGGCGGCGGGGCCGTCCTCGGGGTCGTACCCCGTCAAGGGCATGCTGATCGTGCCCGCGTCGACGGCGTGCGTGGCCGGGGTCGCGCTCGGGCTCTCCAAGGACCTGCTCCAGCGCGCGGCGAGCGTCACGCTCAAGGAGGGGCGCCGCCTGGTCGTCGCCGTCCGCGAGACCCCGCTGAACGGCCAGACCCTGCGGCACCTGGTCGCCCTGGACGACGCCGGGGCGACGGTCCTGCCCGCCTCGCCCGCCTTCTACGCCGGGGCGACGCACATCCAGGACCTGGTGGACTTCGTCGCCGGTCGGGCCCTGGACGCGGCGGGCGTCCCGCACACCCTCTACCGCCGCTGGGAGGGCGACCTCGGCGGCGGCCGTACGACGACGCAACACCCCCACAACCACAACTAG
- a CDS encoding DUF4229 domain-containing protein, with product MLRYTLMRLGIFAGCLVVVWGLVYSGIVPRGLGDSNGMWIVLLALVISAPISFVVLRGERDRASANVVRRVDRMKANLDANRSQEDDADEAVRSRTQTGRAQEQAS from the coding sequence ATGCTCCGCTACACGCTGATGCGCCTTGGGATCTTCGCGGGCTGCCTCGTGGTCGTCTGGGGCCTCGTCTACTCGGGCATCGTCCCGCGCGGACTCGGCGACTCCAACGGCATGTGGATCGTGCTGCTCGCCCTGGTGATCTCCGCGCCGATCAGCTTCGTGGTGCTGCGGGGCGAGCGGGACCGGGCCTCGGCGAACGTCGTGCGCCGGGTGGACCGGATGAAGGCCAACCTGGACGCCAACCGCAGCCAGGAGGACGACGCGGACGAGGCGGTACGGTCCCGGACCCAGACCGGCCGGGCCCAGGAGCAGGCCTCCTGA
- a CDS encoding MaoC family dehydratase, translating to MQTTGHTDPTNSAPATSPTAPTGPTEPAPTTVPLSSVPALLPSYVRGALLSPFKRSRPDAVPPRDRLVVPGVRIDLARLAAYERICGFATGADALPVTYPHVLAFPLAMRLLSGRRFPLPLLGLVHTSLEIVQRRRLGTDTAYELAVRVEGLTPHRRGTEATVVTEARADGRPVWESRSTYLARHRTPAGAETPARPAPPALLPATAEWRLGADVGRRYAAVSGDRNPIHLHPLTARLFGFPRPLAHGMWTAARCLAEQPVGESVRVRAEFRAPVLLPDTVVHATDGRGRFQLRTGERLHVTGTVEPTPGRNG from the coding sequence GTGCAGACCACCGGCCACACAGACCCCACCAACTCCGCACCCGCCACAAGCCCCACTGCACCCACCGGACCCACCGAGCCGGCACCCACGACCGTCCCCCTCTCCTCCGTCCCCGCTCTCCTCCCCTCCTACGTCCGCGGGGCGCTGCTCTCGCCGTTCAAGCGGTCCCGGCCGGACGCCGTGCCGCCCCGGGACCGGCTCGTGGTGCCCGGGGTGCGGATCGACCTCGCCCGGCTCGCCGCGTACGAGCGGATCTGCGGGTTCGCCACCGGCGCCGACGCGCTGCCGGTGACGTACCCGCACGTGCTCGCCTTCCCCCTGGCCATGCGGCTTCTGAGCGGCCGTCGCTTCCCGCTGCCGCTGCTCGGCCTCGTGCACACCTCGCTGGAGATCGTCCAGCGGCGCCGCCTCGGTACCGACACGGCGTACGAACTGGCCGTGCGCGTCGAGGGCCTGACGCCGCACCGGCGCGGCACGGAGGCCACCGTGGTGACCGAGGCGCGGGCCGACGGCCGCCCCGTCTGGGAGTCGCGCAGCACGTATCTGGCCCGCCACCGCACGCCCGCCGGCGCGGAGACCCCCGCGCGCCCCGCTCCCCCGGCCCTGCTCCCCGCCACCGCCGAGTGGCGGCTCGGCGCGGACGTCGGACGGCGGTACGCGGCGGTCTCGGGCGACCGCAACCCGATCCATCTGCACCCGCTCACCGCCCGCCTGTTCGGCTTCCCACGCCCCCTCGCGCACGGCATGTGGACGGCGGCCCGCTGTCTGGCCGAACAGCCCGTCGGCGAGTCCGTGCGCGTGCGGGCGGAGTTCAGGGCGCCGGTGCTGCTCCCGGACACCGTCGTCCACGCGACCGACGGCAGGGGCCGCTTCCAACTCCGCACCGGCGAACGCCTGCACGTGACGGGAACGGTGGAACCGACCCCGGGGCGGAACGGCTAA
- a CDS encoding GNAT family N-acetyltransferase, with product MSLTFALDPAVTPELRNGLLTLWTDVSNAGGSVGFVPPVEPEDIRPALVRHFVAMAEGHTRLLVGRDETGEIVAAAFVAANTHRLMRHWVWLYTVMVHPGRQGRGHGRELLAAAEEAVRGMPGIDAIRLTCRGGNGLERFYESCGYKEVGRVPGAIRVAPGDDRDDITMLLPLG from the coding sequence GTGTCCCTGACCTTCGCACTCGACCCGGCCGTCACGCCCGAACTGCGCAACGGCCTGCTCACCCTGTGGACGGACGTGTCCAACGCGGGCGGCTCGGTGGGCTTCGTGCCGCCGGTGGAGCCGGAGGACATACGCCCGGCGCTGGTGCGCCACTTCGTCGCCATGGCCGAGGGCCACACCCGGCTCCTCGTCGGCCGCGACGAGACGGGCGAGATCGTCGCGGCGGCCTTCGTGGCGGCCAACACCCACCGGCTGATGCGGCACTGGGTGTGGCTCTACACGGTGATGGTCCACCCCGGCCGGCAGGGCCGCGGCCACGGGCGCGAGCTGCTCGCCGCCGCCGAGGAGGCCGTCCGCGGCATGCCCGGCATCGACGCGATACGGCTCACCTGCCGGGGCGGCAACGGCCTCGAACGGTTCTACGAGTCCTGCGGCTACAAGGAAGTCGGCCGGGTGCCCGGCGCGATCCGGGTGGCCCCGGGGGACGACCGCGACGACATCACGATGCTGCTCCCGCTCGGCTGA
- a CDS encoding TetR/AcrR family transcriptional regulator — translation MGEAKSRRMPRAVRERQMLDAAVRTFGRRGYRSASMDEIAELAGVSKPLVYLYLNSKEDLFTACIRREAAALTAAVRAGVDPSLPADRQLWEGLLAFFTHTAENPDGWAVLHLQARTTGEPFAAEVGAMRAEIVAFVTQLVADASRAGRRDRELPRQEAAALAEALVGAAESLAAWANTTPGIPARQAAGTLMNFAWAGLGGLMEGRPWIPPERTQVPVAAGG, via the coding sequence ATGGGCGAAGCGAAGAGCAGGCGGATGCCGCGGGCCGTGCGCGAACGGCAGATGCTCGACGCGGCCGTCCGCACCTTCGGCCGACGCGGCTACCGCAGCGCCTCGATGGACGAGATCGCCGAACTCGCCGGTGTCTCCAAGCCGCTGGTCTATCTGTACCTGAACTCCAAGGAAGATCTCTTCACCGCCTGCATCCGCCGGGAGGCGGCGGCGCTCACCGCCGCCGTGCGTGCCGGGGTGGACCCGTCGCTCCCCGCCGACCGGCAGCTCTGGGAGGGGCTGCTGGCGTTCTTCACGCACACCGCGGAGAACCCGGACGGCTGGGCCGTGCTGCACCTCCAGGCCCGTACGACGGGTGAGCCGTTCGCGGCGGAGGTGGGCGCGATGCGTGCGGAGATCGTTGCCTTCGTCACCCAGCTCGTCGCGGACGCCTCCCGGGCCGGCCGCCGCGACCGGGAGCTGCCCCGGCAGGAGGCCGCCGCGCTCGCCGAGGCCCTGGTCGGCGCCGCCGAGTCGCTCGCGGCCTGGGCCAACACCACCCCCGGCATCCCGGCCCGGCAGGCCGCCGGCACGCTGATGAACTTCGCCTGGGCGGGGCTCGGCGGGCTGATGGAGGGGCGCCCGTGGATCCCGCCGGAGCGAACGCAGGTGCCGGTGGCGGCGGGCGGTTAG
- the mqnP gene encoding menaquinone biosynthesis prenyltransferase MqnP: protein MTSASAALPQQPGRTRAFLRLVMIEHSVFALPFAYIASLTAMYEWDENIHWGRLLLVTVAMVGLRTFAMAANRIIDREIDARNPRTAHRELVTGAMSVKHAWTGALVALVVFLGAAALLNPLCLALAPVAVVPMVVYPYGKRFTNFPQAILGLAQAMGPIGGWLAISGSWSWDAVILGLAVGIWIGGFDLIYACQDVETDREVGVRSVPARFGIPAAIWGARACHTVTTALFVWFALATDAGAFFWLGLVIVAGAFLYEHTLVRPHDLTRLNRAFFSVNGFIGIALFVCALLDLLVRGLTV, encoded by the coding sequence GTGACCAGCGCCTCCGCGGCCCTGCCCCAGCAGCCGGGGCGCACCAGGGCGTTCCTGCGCCTGGTGATGATCGAACACTCCGTGTTCGCGCTGCCCTTCGCCTACATCGCCTCCCTCACCGCGATGTACGAGTGGGACGAGAACATCCACTGGGGCCGGCTGCTGCTCGTCACCGTCGCCATGGTGGGGCTGCGCACGTTCGCCATGGCCGCGAACCGGATCATCGACCGCGAGATCGACGCCCGCAATCCGCGCACCGCCCACCGTGAGCTCGTCACCGGCGCGATGTCGGTGAAGCACGCCTGGACCGGCGCGCTCGTCGCCCTCGTCGTCTTCCTCGGCGCCGCCGCCCTGCTCAACCCCCTGTGCCTGGCGCTCGCCCCCGTCGCCGTCGTCCCGATGGTGGTCTATCCCTACGGCAAGCGGTTCACCAACTTCCCGCAGGCCATCCTGGGGCTCGCCCAGGCGATGGGCCCGATCGGCGGCTGGCTGGCGATCAGCGGCTCCTGGTCCTGGGACGCGGTGATCCTCGGCCTGGCCGTCGGCATCTGGATCGGCGGCTTCGACCTGATCTACGCCTGCCAGGACGTGGAGACCGACCGCGAGGTCGGCGTGCGGTCCGTGCCCGCCCGCTTCGGCATCCCCGCCGCGATCTGGGGCGCCCGGGCCTGTCACACCGTCACCACCGCCCTCTTCGTCTGGTTCGCCCTCGCCACCGACGCCGGCGCCTTCTTCTGGCTCGGCCTGGTGATCGTCGCCGGCGCGTTCCTCTACGAACACACCCTTGTCCGCCCCCACGACCTGACCCGCCTGAACCGCGCGTTCTTCAGCGTCAACGGTTTCATCGGGATCGCGCTGTTCGTGTGCGCGCTGCTCGACCTGCTGGTGCGCGGGCTGACGGTCTGA
- a CDS encoding imidazolonepropionase-like domain-containing protein translates to MLTLHAADALRVTWEAEPVADGAVAVEGDRIAAVGTLAELTARYPAARVRRWSGTLGPGLTHEGPLPDAPSPRERIHEVLKRGAVAVTAAHTPTPDLRAAATRSGVTVLPAARPPLPLAPGHRADLTVRTAEGECQATICAGRLLHRRR, encoded by the coding sequence GTGCTGACCCTGCATGCGGCGGACGCGCTGCGCGTCACGTGGGAGGCGGAGCCGGTCGCGGACGGCGCGGTCGCCGTCGAGGGCGACCGGATCGCCGCGGTCGGCACGCTCGCGGAACTGACGGCGCGGTACCCGGCGGCCCGGGTGCGCCGCTGGTCCGGCACGCTGGGCCCCGGTCTGACGCACGAGGGCCCGCTCCCGGACGCCCCGAGCCCCCGGGAACGGATCCACGAGGTGCTGAAGCGGGGCGCGGTGGCGGTGACGGCCGCGCACACCCCCACCCCCGACCTCCGCGCGGCCGCCACCCGCAGCGGCGTGACGGTCCTCCCCGCCGCACGCCCCCCGCTCCCCCTCGCCCCGGGCCACCGGGCCGACCTGACGGTCCGCACGGCGGAGGGCGAGTGCCAGGCCACGATCTGCGCGGGGCGCCTGCTCCACCGCCGCAGGTAG
- a CDS encoding rhomboid family intramembrane serine protease, with product MWGTEGRGRDGGALPAWSRGERAGAAAKLMAGWVALLWLLELVDVASGHALDGLGIEPRRVSELVDVVPASFIHFGFGHVAANSVPLLVLGFLAALSGIRRFALVCALIVVADGLGVWLVAPAGTNTAGASGLIFGLFGFLLVSGFTERRPLGVVAGLLVAAVWGGSILTGLAPTQTGISWQGHLIGLISGVAAAFLFRRGPAGARGAPTA from the coding sequence ATGTGGGGTACGGAAGGCAGGGGTAGGGACGGCGGCGCGCTGCCCGCGTGGTCGCGGGGCGAGCGGGCGGGGGCCGCGGCCAAACTGATGGCCGGCTGGGTCGCGCTGCTGTGGCTCCTGGAGCTCGTCGACGTGGCGAGCGGCCACGCGCTGGACGGCCTCGGCATCGAGCCGCGCCGCGTGTCCGAACTGGTCGACGTCGTGCCGGCGTCCTTCATCCACTTCGGGTTCGGGCACGTGGCCGCGAACAGCGTGCCGCTGCTGGTGCTCGGTTTCCTGGCGGCACTGAGCGGGATACGACGGTTCGCGCTGGTCTGCGCGCTGATCGTCGTCGCCGACGGTCTGGGCGTCTGGCTGGTGGCCCCGGCGGGCACCAACACCGCGGGCGCCTCCGGGCTGATCTTCGGCCTCTTCGGCTTCCTCCTGGTCAGCGGCTTCACGGAACGCCGCCCCCTGGGTGTGGTGGCCGGCCTGCTGGTGGCGGCGGTCTGGGGCGGCTCGATCCTGACCGGCCTGGCCCCCACCCAGACGGGCATCAGCTGGCAGGGCCATCTGATCGGCCTCATATCGGGCGTGGCGGCGGCGTTCCTGTTCCGGCGCGGACCGGCGGGGGCACGAGGGGCTCCGACGGCGTAG
- a CDS encoding Lrp/AsnC family transcriptional regulator: MDAVDRQLIQALRENGRASYAELGRLVGLSGPSVTDRINRLEAAGVITGYRATVDSASLGLGVTALIGISLSDAVDHEDVATRLKDLHEIEDCWFIAGDDSFMIKVRASDVDGLEKTIRRLSGTKGVSRTRTTIVLSTKWENRVGELPEEVL, translated from the coding sequence ATGGACGCGGTGGACAGGCAGCTCATCCAGGCCCTGCGGGAGAACGGCCGGGCCTCCTACGCGGAGCTGGGCCGCCTCGTCGGTCTGTCGGGACCCAGTGTCACCGACCGCATCAACCGCCTGGAGGCGGCCGGCGTGATCACCGGTTATCGCGCCACCGTGGACTCCGCCTCGCTCGGGCTCGGCGTCACCGCCCTGATCGGCATCTCGCTCTCCGACGCCGTCGACCACGAGGACGTGGCGACGCGGCTGAAGGACCTGCACGAGATCGAGGACTGCTGGTTCATCGCGGGCGACGACTCCTTCATGATCAAGGTGCGGGCCTCCGACGTGGACGGCCTGGAGAAGACCATCAGGAGGCTGTCCGGCACCAAGGGCGTCTCCCGGACCCGTACCACGATCGTGCTCTCCACGAAGTGGGAGAACAGGGTGGGCGAGCTGCCCGAAGAGGTGCTCTGA
- the mqnE gene encoding aminofutalosine synthase MqnE: MDAGLKRELEDKVRSGERLTREDGIALYESDDLAWLGGLAHEVRTRKNGDVVHFNVNRHLNMTNVCTASCAYCSFQRKPGEKDAYTMRIEEAVKLAKAMEGENLTELHIVNGLHPNLPWRYYPRSLRELKAALPDVSLKAFTATEIHHFETISGMSASDILDELIDAGLESLTGGGAEIFDWEVRQHIVDHRTHWEDWSRIHRLAHEKGLKTPCTMLYGHIEEPRHRVDHVLRLRELQDETGGFQVFIPLRYQHDFVDMKDGKIRNRLQARTQMATGAEALKTFAVSRLLFDNVPHVKVFWVMHGVQTAQLALQHGADDMDGSVVEYKITHDADNYGTPNKLTREDLLDLIRDAGFRPVERNTRYEIIREYDGADPARRDEPQPMRV, translated from the coding sequence ATGGACGCCGGGCTCAAGCGCGAGCTGGAGGACAAGGTCAGGTCCGGTGAGCGGCTGACCCGCGAGGACGGCATCGCGCTGTACGAGTCGGACGACCTGGCCTGGCTCGGCGGGCTCGCCCACGAGGTGCGGACGCGGAAGAACGGCGACGTCGTCCACTTCAACGTCAACCGCCACCTCAACATGACCAACGTGTGCACGGCGTCCTGCGCCTACTGCTCCTTCCAGCGCAAGCCGGGCGAGAAGGACGCGTACACGATGCGCATCGAGGAGGCGGTCAAGCTCGCCAAGGCGATGGAGGGCGAGAACCTCACCGAGCTGCACATCGTCAACGGCCTGCACCCCAACCTGCCGTGGCGCTACTACCCGCGCTCGCTGCGGGAGCTGAAGGCCGCCCTGCCGGACGTGTCCCTGAAGGCGTTCACGGCCACGGAGATCCACCACTTCGAGACGATCTCCGGGATGTCCGCCTCCGACATCCTGGACGAGCTGATCGACGCGGGCCTGGAGTCCCTGACCGGCGGCGGCGCGGAGATCTTCGACTGGGAGGTGCGGCAGCACATCGTCGACCACCGCACCCACTGGGAGGACTGGTCGCGCATCCACCGCCTGGCGCACGAGAAGGGCCTCAAGACCCCGTGCACCATGCTGTACGGGCACATCGAGGAGCCCCGCCACCGCGTCGACCACGTGCTGCGGCTGCGCGAACTCCAGGACGAGACCGGCGGCTTCCAGGTCTTCATCCCGCTGCGCTACCAGCACGACTTCGTCGACATGAAGGACGGCAAGATCCGCAACCGCCTCCAGGCGCGCACCCAGATGGCGACGGGCGCGGAGGCCCTGAAGACGTTCGCGGTCTCCCGCCTCCTCTTCGACAACGTCCCGCACGTCAAGGTCTTCTGGGTGATGCACGGCGTGCAGACCGCGCAGCTCGCCCTCCAGCACGGCGCGGACGACATGGACGGCTCGGTCGTCGAGTACAAGATCACGCACGACGCCGACAACTACGGCACGCCGAACAAGCTCACCCGCGAGGACCTGCTCGACCTGATCCGCGACGCCGGCTTCCGCCCCGTGGAGCGCAACACGCGCTACGAGATCATCCGCGAGTACGACGGCGCCGACCCGGCCCGCCGCGACGAGCCCCAGCCGATGCGGGTGTGA